A region of Dermochelys coriacea isolate rDerCor1 chromosome 1, rDerCor1.pri.v4, whole genome shotgun sequence DNA encodes the following proteins:
- the LOC119857267 gene encoding olfactory receptor 51G2-like, translating to MSAVNDTKFNAAVFLLTGIPGREDLHLWISVPFCLMYGISIVGNSVILFIIKTDPSLHEPMYIFLSMLAVTDLALSISTMPTTLGIVLFNSREISLNVCFAQLFFIHLLECIESSVLLLMAFDRFIAIRAPLRYPSILTLPRIGKMGQVCVLRGVAVILPLPILLQRLQYCRSNVLSHCYCINQDVMKMACSDIRVISIYGLSVALLTVGLDSLLIFLSYVMILAAVLSITSHAECLRALNTCISHLCAVLLFYTPMTGLSLIHRFGEGSSPLLQILLGYIYLLLPPLMNPIVYSMKSKHLRARIIRVFVK from the coding sequence ATGTCAGCTGTCAATGACACCAAATTCAACGCTGCAGTGTTCCTTCTCACCGGCATACCAGGGCGGGAAGACCTGCATCTCTGGATCTCTGTCCCCTTCTGCTTAATGTATGGTATTTCCATAGTAGGAAATTCAGTCATTCTGTTCATTATAAAAACAGATCCAAGCCTCCACGAGCCcatgtacattttcctttccatgttgGCCGTCACAGACCTTGCCTTATCGATATCGACCATGCCGACGACACTGGGTATAGTCTTGTTTAACTCTAGAGAGATCAGCCTCAATGTCTGTTTtgcccagctgttcttcatccacttGCTTGAATGCATTGAATCCTCCGTGCTCTTGTTGATGGCCTTTGACCGCTTCATCGCGATCCGTGCCCCTCTGAGATATCCTTCTATCTTAACCCTGCCAAGAATAGGCAAGATGGGACAAGTGTGTGTGCTAAGAGGGGTGGCTGTAATACTCCCACTCCCTATTCTCCTTCAACGGTTACAATATTGTCGATCCAATGTCCTCTCCCATTGCTACTGCATAAACCAGGACGTCATGAAGATGGCTTGTTCGGATATCAGAGTAATCAGCATCTATGGCTTGTCTGTTGCACTCTTGACGGTGGGGCTGGACTCGCTGCTCATCTTTCTCTCTTATGTGATGATCCTCGCAGCAGTGCTGAGCATCACGTCCCACGCGGAATGTCTTAGGGCCCTGAACACCTGCATCTCCCACCTTTGTGCCGTCCTGCTCTTCTACACACCAATGACCGGCCTATCTTTGATACATAGATTCGGAGAGGGCTcttctcccttgcttcagattcTCCTGGGCTATATCTACCTGCTCCTCCCACCCTTGATGAACCCAATTGTGTACAGCATGAAAAGTAAACACCTTCGTGCGAGGATAATCAGGGTGTTCGTCAAGTGA